The [Pseudomonas] carboxydohydrogena genome includes a window with the following:
- a CDS encoding NfeD family protein, which translates to MFDTLVALGKWNWLILGVVLMGVEALVPGVFMFWLGLAALIMGVLSFGVAISWQMQLVGFALLAISMVPLWRHFAARASEREDNQFLNRRTQELVGQVATLETPIVNGFGTIRLGDTVWRVEGPALEAGTRVKIEQADGARLRVGPA; encoded by the coding sequence ATGTTCGATACTCTTGTTGCACTCGGGAAATGGAATTGGCTCATTCTCGGCGTCGTGCTGATGGGCGTCGAGGCCCTTGTGCCGGGCGTTTTCATGTTCTGGCTCGGTCTCGCCGCGCTGATCATGGGCGTGCTGTCGTTCGGCGTTGCCATCTCATGGCAGATGCAGCTTGTCGGGTTCGCATTGCTTGCGATTTCGATGGTGCCGCTGTGGCGCCATTTCGCCGCGCGCGCCTCGGAGCGTGAGGACAATCAATTCCTCAATCGCCGGACGCAGGAACTGGTCGGGCAGGTGGCGACGCTCGAAACTCCGATCGTCAATGGTTTTGGGACGATCAGGCTCGGCGATACGGTCTGGCGCGTCGAGGGTCCGGCGCTCGAGGCCGGAACGCGGGTGAAGATCGAACAGGCGGACGGCGCGCGGCTGCGCGTCGGCCCTGCGTAA